From a single Sorghum bicolor cultivar BTx623 chromosome 5, Sorghum_bicolor_NCBIv3, whole genome shotgun sequence genomic region:
- the LOC110435919 gene encoding uncharacterized protein LOC110435919: MTEGTLSMVAAERPHGKAPARPEAPAREGGGRMALQAASLEKLTFLRGERETWAACDDEKAAREATEGELAKECEISAELRQKCTALTTEAREAREKVAPLEKRISDLTQESQEQRAAAERYMGEVTRLGALLTEKGLALNQTQADLATAQSQVVRWHRSSTENEKRAEESERKMAEATSTTEASQRSLDAEVTNRSTMEAVVTSMCDVTEPTKL; this comes from the exons ATGACCGAGGGGACACTCAGTATGGTGGCCGCAGAGAGGCCTCACGGGAAGGCGCCGGCCCGGCCTGAGGCTCCAGCcagggagggaggagggagaatG GCGCTCCAAGCCGCTTCCTTGGAGAAATTGACGTTCCTCCGAGGGGAGCGGGAGACCTGGGCGGCCTGCGATGACGAGAAGGCTGCGCGAGAGGCGACCGAGGGGGAActcgcgaaggagtgcgagatctctgccgagcttcggcagaaaTGCACGGCCCTCACGACTGAAGCTCGGGAGGCCCGGGAAAAAGTCGCTCCTCTGGAAAAGAGGATTAGCGACCTGACCCAGGAGTCCCAAGAGCAGAGGGCGGCGGCCGAGAGGTACATGGGCGAGGTTACTCGGCTTGGGGCTTTGCTCACCGAAAAAGGCCTTGCCCTGAACCAAACTCAGGCTGACCTTGCTACTGCTCAGAGTCAGGTGGTCCGCTGGCATCGTAGCTCGACGGAGAACGAGAAGCGAGCCGAGG AGTCGGAAAGGAAGATGGCTGAGGCGACCTCTACTACTGAGGCGTCGCAAAGGTCCCTTGACGCCGAGGTCACAAACCGCTCGACTATGGAAGCCGTGGTTACCTCGATGTGtgatgtcacagaaccgaccaaattataa